In one window of Mus pahari chromosome 3, PAHARI_EIJ_v1.1, whole genome shotgun sequence DNA:
- the LOC110318897 gene encoding olfactory receptor 4F3/4F16/4F29-like: MDGENHTVVSEFVFLGLTHSWEIQLLLLVLSSVLYILSMTGNILIVFSVTIDPHLHSPMYFLLAGLSFIDLVACSVTSPKMVYDLLRKHKVISFGGCITQIFFIHLVGGVEMVLLVAMAFDRYIAICKPLHYLTIMSPRVCVLFLGAAWGLGISHSLFQLAFLIXLPFCGPNVLDSFYCDLPRLLRLVCRDTYKLQFMVTINSGFICVGSFLLLLMSYIFILFSVWKHSSGGSSKALSTLSAHITVVFLFFGPTLFIYTWPHPNSQIDKYLAFFDAVLTPFLNPVIYTFRNKEMKVAIKRVFKTLLTFSSIS, encoded by the coding sequence ATGGATGGAGAGAACCACACAGTGGTGTCTGAATTTGTGTTTCTGGGACTCACCCACTCATGGGAGATTCAGCTCCTCCTCCTTGTGCTCTCTTCTGTGCTCTACATATTAAGCATGACTGGAAACATCCTCATTGTGTTCTCTGTGACCATTGACCCTCACTTACATTCACCCATGTACTTCCTACTAGCAGGTCTCTCCTTCATTGATTTGGTAGCCTGCTCTGTTACTTCCCCCAAGATGGTTTATGACTTGCTTAGAAAGCACAAAGTCATTTCCTTTGGAGGCTGTATCACTCAGATCTTCTTTATCCATTTAGTTGGTGGAGTGGAGATGGTGCTACTTGTGGCCATGGCATTTGACAGATATATAGCCATATGTAAGCCTCTGCACTACCTGACCATCATGAGCCCACgagtgtgtgttttgtttctgggtGCTGCTTGGGGCCTGGGCATTAGCCACTCATTGTTCCAGCTNGCTTTTCTTATTGANTTACCCTTCTGTGGCCCAAATGTACTGGACAGCTTTTACTGTGACCTTCCTAGACTTCTCAGATTGGTCTGTAGAGACACCTACAAGTTGCAGTTCATGGTCACTATCAACAGTGGGTTCATCTGTGTTGGCTCTTTCTTGTTGCTTCTTATGTCTTACATCTTCATCTTGTTTAGTGTCTGGAAACATTCTTCAGGTGGTTCATCCAAAGCCCTCTCCACTCTCTCAGCTCACATCACAGTggtgtttctcttctttggtCCTactctttttatatatacatggcCCCATCCTAACTCCCAGATAGACAAATATCTTGCTTTTTTTGATGCGGTTCTTACTCCTTTTCTAAACCCAGTCATCTACACATTCAGAAATAAGGAGATGAAGGTAGCAATCAAGAGAGTTTTCAAAACATTATTAACTTTTAGTAGTATTTCATAA